A single genomic interval of bacterium harbors:
- a CDS encoding TIR domain-containing protein: MAQEEARLMGHNFVSTEQILLGLLNIKDNIVSKSLNNYGLTILSTREAVEKIIGRGNDLIGIEIPFTPLAKKLLELSFNKSKSLGIKYIAPEHLLLALLELDEGVAIDTLRNSNINIKSLKNSVTTLMNRQILVKTVEATKPSIVFNNSNRENKEIKEIKEKLEKLEKQFQKTATDEKIIKCNCIFIGHGRSPLWNRINTWLKDSLKLNDVIYFESECRAGHHVGNILNEFLDKATFAIIIMTAEDETAGDEVRARQNVIHEIGLFQGKLGFNKVAILKQDTVQPFSNIDGLQYIPFTGDNIPQTFWELQEMLKREGFLN, encoded by the coding sequence ATAGCTCAAGAAGAGGCACGCTTAATGGGTCATAATTTTGTCAGCACTGAACAAATTTTATTAGGACTCCTTAACATAAAAGATAATATTGTTTCAAAATCATTAAATAACTATGGTTTAACAATCCTCTCTACAAGAGAAGCTGTTGAAAAAATTATAGGTAGGGGAAATGACCTTATTGGAATAGAGATACCATTTACGCCTTTAGCTAAAAAATTACTTGAATTGTCTTTTAATAAATCTAAATCATTAGGCATAAAGTATATCGCACCCGAACATCTCTTATTAGCGTTATTGGAATTAGATGAGGGTGTGGCAATTGATACTTTGAGAAATTCAAATATTAATATTAAATCATTAAAAAATTCAGTAACTACACTAATGAATCGACAAATTTTAGTTAAAACTGTCGAAGCTACTAAACCATCAATTGTTTTTAATAATTCAAATAGAGAAAATAAAGAAATTAAAGAAATTAAAGAAAAGTTGGAAAAATTAGAAAAACAATTTCAAAAAACCGCTACTGATGAAAAAATTATTAAGTGTAACTGTATTTTTATAGGACATGGGAGAAGCCCTCTTTGGAACAGGATAAATACTTGGTTAAAAGATAGTTTGAAGTTAAATGATGTAATTTATTTTGAATCAGAGTGCCGAGCAGGGCATCATGTAGGCAATATCCTTAATGAATTTTTAGATAAAGCTACTTTTGCTATTATTATTATGACGGCAGAAGATGAAACGGCTGGAGATGAAGTAAGGGCAAGACAAAATGTGATACATGAAATAGGTCTGTTTCAAGGGAAACTAGGCTTTAATAAAGTAGCAATCCTTAAGCAAGATACGGTTCAACCCTTTTCTAATATTGATGGTCTTCAATATATCCCTTTTACAGGTGATAATATTCCACAAACTTTTTGGGAACTCCAAGAAATGCTAAAAAGAGAAGGCTTCTTGAATTAA